AAGGACCTTCCTGATCTCAACCTTGTAGGAGGGCATCTCATCCAAAAACCGGATTTCCAGGGTGTTGTATCCCTGGATGTAGGCCGAGACGACGAGCCGAACGGCCATGTCCGGGGAGTACTCCTTCGATACCTCGAGCTCCTTTTTCTCACCCCCGCCTCGGGGCTCCTTGGGAAGTATAGTGATGCTCCCATCGGGGTTTATCACCAGTGGTACGATATCACCCTGCTTTAGATTGTTTTCCAGAACCCATTTTTTCGGCAGGGAAACTATGTACGAACTCCTGCCAGTAAATTGTATCCTGCGGAATTCCATATTTTGACCACCGCTATATAGAAGCGGCACGAGGTTAAATAGATTTCGGAAAATAAAGAGAACTATATCAGCCGCTGGAACTTGAAACCGCGCAGGCTGTGGGGTTGAAGCCCAGGTTGAACTCCGCTGGATGCAGGAACTCGGCCATCTCTTCAACCGCGAGGGCTATCCTCGGACTCGGCCTCTGGTAAACGTTTGCGTCCTTTGCGGTGTAGACCCTTCCCTCCTTAACCGCAGTGGTCTGGGCCAGGAATGTGTCGCAGAGCTGGGTGGCATCTATTCCGGAGGTTGGCAGTAGCACTATAACCTCGGGGTCCCTCGCCAGTATCTCCTCCCTGCCGGGCTTTCCCCATCCGCTGATGTCATCAAAGATGTTCTTTCCCCCGGCAAGCCTTATGACGTCGTCCACGAAGGTGTCTTTGCCCGCAGTCCAGTATTCCCCGTTGTAAGCGCTTAGAAGGAAGAAAACCCTTGGCCTTGTAAGGTTCTTTACTTTCTCGGTGACGCGTGATATGTTGGCCTTCATTTCCTCTATTACCCTCACAGCCTGCCCCTGTCTGTTGGTGATTTTTCCAAGAAGCTCAATCTGGTGATAGATGCCGTTTACGTCTTTCGGGTTCACCACCACTACCGGTGCTATCTTCTCAAGCTTCCCAAGTATGTCGAGCGAATAGGCATCCGCTATTATGAGGTCAGGTGAGAGGTTTGCAATGATCTCAACGTTGGCGTACTTTCCGTACCCTCCAACCCGTGTTATGTTCTCCACGGCCGGGGGCCAGTCATCCCACTGGGTCACCCCAACGAGTTTGCCCCCTGCCCCTATATAGAACAGCGTCTCGGTTATGCTCGGGGCAAGTGACACTATTCTCTGCGGTTCTTTCGTGATCGTGACGGTCCTGTTCATATCGTCCTTAATTGTGAGTGGATAGGTCGTCTGGATTGCTGTCGTGGTAGTCGTGGTTGTTGTGGATGTCCCGCTCTGGCCTTGAGTGGTCTTGCCGGAATTTGGGGTGGTTCCCCCTATGCAACCCGCCGTAAAGACTGCTATAACCAGGATGGCCACTACTAAACCACGAAACACCTTTCTCATTCCCATCACCCGATGGATTATTTGTCCAGCAGAAGGGTGGGTAGAAGGTATATAAGGCTTTTGGACAAAATCTCCAGCTACAGAAAACACTGGGTTGCTTTCGATCGAAGGAGAACAGGCTGGTGGGGCCGCCGAGATTTGAACTCGGGTCTCCGGCTCCCGAAGCCGGAAGGATAGGCCAAGCTACCCCACGGCCCCAAATCCGTATAGCCCTCACGGGGCGGGCTTATAAATTTTGTGGTGGATGGTGAGCGGTGAAGGCAACTATCGATTTAAAACTGCAGAAATGAATGGTGGACCGGGCGGGATTTGAACCCGCGGCCTCCGCCTTGCGAGGGCGGCGCTCATACCAGGCTGAGCTACCGGCCCGCACCCGGTATTAGTGAACCCTGTGGAGGTTTAAAAAGTTTTGGTATCCGCCGGCACCACCTAAAAATTGAGAGGGGGATGAAGTTTCCTCACGGCTCTACCTTGACGGGCTCGGGGGAGATCGTGCCGTTTGCCGCCATGTACATCCTGACATAGTGGTAGAAGCCCCCCTGGTCGGGCGGTGCGTACAGCGGTGCTCCACCCCCGCCCGTTATGAGCATCTGGACGCCGTCCTCCTCTCCGTACCAGTAGAGGTGGATGTGGCTGAATACCCCGAAGGCGTTGTAGGCTTTCATCATCTCCAGGAGCCTTTTGCCGTCTTCGGGCCCCATGGTATGCTCCCCGTTGGGCCTCGGGTCAACCGGCGGGGCGTGGAGAACCAGGACAGGCCGCTCTCCCTTCTCAACTGCCAGCTTCATCTGCTCCTCCAGCCACTTGAAGGTCTCGTCGCTGAGGCCGTAGTTGTTCTCAACGTTGTTGACGATTATGTAGCGGTACTTTCCGAAGGAGAAGGCGTAGTTTTCTGGGCCAAAGAGCATGTGGAAGACGTTTATCCCCTCGCCACGGTACTCGTGGTTACCCGGGGCGACAAAGATGGGTTTGTTCCACCTCCATTCCTTGAGAAGTTCTGCCCACTCGTCAACCCTTCCCGTGTAGACCAAATCGCCTCCGTCAATTATGAAGACTCCCTCGTCGTCGTTGATTTTATCGCGTATCCTGAGGAACACTTCAGGCGGCTTTGTTCCTCCATCGGGCCTGTGGTCGCCGAAGGCGATGATGCTGTAGTCGGTGACGTCCTTGGGGGCTATGTTGACCTCATCCGAGGAGCTTACGACCTTTATCTCGGTTTCACCCATCTCCACTGACCTGGCTTTTCCGGTTACCTCGACGTAGCGGGGGTTGATGTTCTCGATGACATAGGTGAGCTCTTTGTTCTTCGGATTCTCCACTTTTATGCTCACGTTGAACCCGAGGGCGTGGATGTAGACGGTTGAGCCGTTTACGAGCCTTATGAAGCCCCCGCTGACGGTAACGTTCTCCCCCTCCACAACCCTCCAGTAGTAGATGAAGGGCTCCAGGGCACTGAAAGAGGTGAGGTACCAGCTCTCGCCGTCATCCGGAATCCCGTCCCAGTCGTTGTCCCCTATGACCTTCAGCACAACTCCCTCAAACTCACCACTCCTTACGACGTCGTCCACCTTGACCTTTTCGCCTTTTTTCAGCCCCATTGCGTACTCAAGGGCCGCTCCGGCTCCCGCTTTGCTCGTCCCGGTGAAGACGATGTGGGCTTTGCCGTTATCGTTGAAAACAGCCACAACGCCCTTGTCCGGCCCGACAAGCTTGAGCCCGAGCCTGTAGACAATGTAGCCGAAGTAGTCGTTGACGGTTATAAGAATCGGCTTTCCCCTGAGGGCCGTTCTGGCGTCCTTCGGAGAGAGGATGGCTATTCCGCCGTCGTACTGGCTTGCGAAAAGGATTTGAGCATTCGGAAAGTAGTGTCTGGCTAAATCTTCGTAGCCCTCGCTGACGTAGACCTTTGAAGTATCAGCAAGCTTTGCCCAGTTCCCCAGAACCTGGCCCTTCCCGTAGGAAGCGAAGTTTATGTTCCCTGAAGGGGACTCGGATTCTGTTGGGCCCTTGTTGCCCCCGCCAATGCAACCGGCGGTGACAACGACTAAAACCCGGAGGAGTGCAACGGCTGCCCTTTTCATTGATGTTCCCCTGCCGGGATATTTCCGGGGGTTAAAGTACTTTTTGCGGGGCATTTGTGGGCGGATTTGAGTCTATTTTCTAATGAAAGCGGTGGATTTTTAACTAATGGACGACAAGAGAGGGCGGTGGTGGTATGGACGCTAAGGCCTTTCACAGGGACAACTTTTGGCCCGGGAAAATCGAAGTCATTCCGAAGGTTCTCCTCACTGGGGAGACGCTTCCCTTGGCCTATACGCCGGGTGTGGCCGAGGTTTCGGTAGAGATAGCGGGGGAGCCAGAGAGGGTCTTTGACTACACCAACAGGGGTAACACAATAGCTGTAGTCAGCGACGGAAGCAGAGTCCTCGGCCTTGGTGACATAGGCCCCCTCGGAGCGCTCCCGGTCATGGAAGGAAAGGCGTTGCTCTTCAAGGCATTCGGTGGAGTTGATGCATTTCCCCTCGTCCTCGCTGAGAAGGATCCGGACAGGTTTGTGGAGGTTGTAAAAGCCGTTTCGCCCTCATTTGGTGGAATAAACCTCGAGGACATCGCCTCACCGAAGTGCTTTTACATCCTCGAGCGGCTTAGAAAAGAGCTTGAGATACCTGTTTTTCACGACGATCAGCAGGGGACGGCGAGCGTGGTTTTGGCCGGATTGCTCAACGCCCTTAAAGTTGTTGGAAAGCGGCTTGGTGAGGTAACGATTGCACTCTTCGGCGCAGGGGCTGCAGGGTTCGCCACGCTGAGGCTCCTCGTTGAGGCAGGTGTGAAGCCTGAGAACGTCCGCGTGGTGGAGCTCGTTGGAGGGAAACCCCGGGTCTTGACCCCGGATCTCCCGCTGGAGGAGCTGTTCCCCCACAGGGGGGAGCTTCTTTCAAGGACTAACGGCGAAGGGATTGAAGGCGGCCCCGAGGAAGCCCTGAAGGGAGCGGATGTCCTCATATCCTTCACGAGGCCGGGGCCGGGAGTAATAAAACCGGAGTGGATAAAGGGAATGGCCGATGACCCCGTGGTCTTTCCGCTGGCCAACCCGGTTCCTGAGATACTTCCGGAGGAGGCCAAGAAAGCTGGAGCGAAGGTTGTTGCCACGGGCAGGAGCGATTATCCAAACCAGATAAACAACCTCCTCGGTTTCCCGGCCATATTCAGGGGAGCCCTTGACGTCAGGGCGAGCACGATAACCGATGGGATGATAATAGCCGCCTCAAAGGCCATGGCTTCGGTGATAGAGCCGAGCGAGGACGAGATAATCCCCTCCCCCTTCCATCCCGACGTCCATCCGGTTGTGGCGAGGGCGGTGGCGGAGGCGGCAATTAATGAGGGCGTTGCAAGGGTTAGGGTGAAGCCTGAGGAGGTCGAGGAGAGGCTGAGGAGATGGAGGAGGTTCTACGAGGAGAACGTTGTTCCTCTGAACGAAAAAAGGAAGCTCTACCTGTAGAGGCTTTCGCCGTGCGCGTCTATTGCCACAACCAGCGGGAAATCCCTAACTTCGAGAACCCATAGAGCTTCCGGAACGCCGAGGTCGAGCCAGTGAACGGCTTTAACTCTCTCTACGCTTTCCGCGGCCAGAGAGCCTGCGCCCCCGGTGAAGGCAAAATAGACGGCCCTGCCTTTGAACGGCTCCGGGTTCATCCCGCCTTTTCCTATTATCCCCCTCACCCCGAGGCTCAGGATCCCGTCGAGGTAGCGGTTCATCCTTGAACTGGTAGTCGGGCCCGCTGAAACTATCTCCCAGCCATCCGGTTTTTTCCTCACTATTGGCCCGCAGTGGTAGATTACGGCTCCTTCCCTGTTGAAGGGCAGTTCTTCC
This is a stretch of genomic DNA from Thermococcus zilligii AN1. It encodes these proteins:
- a CDS encoding ABC transporter substrate-binding protein; the encoded protein is MGMRKVFRGLVVAILVIAVFTAGCIGGTTPNSGKTTQGQSGTSTTTTTTTTAIQTTYPLTIKDDMNRTVTITKEPQRIVSLAPSITETLFYIGAGGKLVGVTQWDDWPPAVENITRVGGYGKYANVEIIANLSPDLIIADAYSLDILGKLEKIAPVVVVNPKDVNGIYHQIELLGKITNRQGQAVRVIEEMKANISRVTEKVKNLTRPRVFFLLSAYNGEYWTAGKDTFVDDVIRLAGGKNIFDDISGWGKPGREEILARDPEVIVLLPTSGIDATQLCDTFLAQTTAVKEGRVYTAKDANVYQRPSPRIALAVEEMAEFLHPAEFNLGFNPTACAVSSSSG
- a CDS encoding metallophosphoesterase family protein, translating into MKRAAVALLRVLVVVTAGCIGGGNKGPTESESPSGNINFASYGKGQVLGNWAKLADTSKVYVSEGYEDLARHYFPNAQILFASQYDGGIAILSPKDARTALRGKPILITVNDYFGYIVYRLGLKLVGPDKGVVAVFNDNGKAHIVFTGTSKAGAGAALEYAMGLKKGEKVKVDDVVRSGEFEGVVLKVIGDNDWDGIPDDGESWYLTSFSALEPFIYYWRVVEGENVTVSGGFIRLVNGSTVYIHALGFNVSIKVENPKNKELTYVIENINPRYVEVTGKARSVEMGETEIKVVSSSDEVNIAPKDVTDYSIIAFGDHRPDGGTKPPEVFLRIRDKINDDEGVFIIDGGDLVYTGRVDEWAELLKEWRWNKPIFVAPGNHEYRGEGINVFHMLFGPENYAFSFGKYRYIIVNNVENNYGLSDETFKWLEEQMKLAVEKGERPVLVLHAPPVDPRPNGEHTMGPEDGKRLLEMMKAYNAFGVFSHIHLYWYGEEDGVQMLITGGGGAPLYAPPDQGGFYHYVRMYMAANGTISPEPVKVEP
- a CDS encoding NAD(P)-dependent malic enzyme is translated as MDAKAFHRDNFWPGKIEVIPKVLLTGETLPLAYTPGVAEVSVEIAGEPERVFDYTNRGNTIAVVSDGSRVLGLGDIGPLGALPVMEGKALLFKAFGGVDAFPLVLAEKDPDRFVEVVKAVSPSFGGINLEDIASPKCFYILERLRKELEIPVFHDDQQGTASVVLAGLLNALKVVGKRLGEVTIALFGAGAAGFATLRLLVEAGVKPENVRVVELVGGKPRVLTPDLPLEELFPHRGELLSRTNGEGIEGGPEEALKGADVLISFTRPGPGVIKPEWIKGMADDPVVFPLANPVPEILPEEAKKAGAKVVATGRSDYPNQINNLLGFPAIFRGALDVRASTITDGMIIAASKAMASVIEPSEDEIIPSPFHPDVHPVVARAVAEAAINEGVARVRVKPEEVEERLRRWRRFYEENVVPLNEKRKLYL
- a CDS encoding FumA C-terminus/TtdB family hydratase beta subunit, with the protein product MAVKLRTPLSREDVLRLRAGDIVHLSGEIVTARDSAHRRILSLPGEELPFNREGAVIYHCGPIVRKKPDGWEIVSAGPTTSSRMNRYLDGILSLGVRGIIGKGGMNPEPFKGRAVYFAFTGGAGSLAAESVERVKAVHWLDLGVPEALWVLEVRDFPLVVAIDAHGESLYR